The region GTTGAGAAACTTTTATCCCATTGAATACTTCCAGTAGAGTCCAACTTAACCAGCCACATTGCATGTGTCCCATCAGGAGAAAACGAGTGTGTCGTTCCACCAATGATATATCCACCATCAGAGGTCTTTTCCATACCCCCCTTATGCCTATCATTTCCCCAACCACCATAAGTATTTGTCCACGAGGTATCACCCTGTTCATTTACTCTTATAAGCCATAAGTCTTCATTTCCTGCACCAAAAGACCTTGTGGTTCCAACAATTAGATACCCACCATCAATTATCTGAACACCACTTGCACCATCACCTTGACTTCCTCCATAGGATTTTGTCCAGACTGTATCAAGTGTTCCAGCCTCAAGCCAGGCATATTTCAAATCATATACACTCCAATCACGGTAACTTATATGGGGATTATTATTATCGTCTAAAGCCATGGAAACAAATTGGAATTCATCGCCGAGTAGACTATCAGCAACCTGATGATGCCAGCCTGATGCATCCTTGTAAGCATGTCTTAGATAGCAATCTCCATCATTAGTATAATATGTATATGCAATATGAGGATAGCCGTCTGTATCAAATGCTATAGAATTCCATTCACCCACATCTCCATTATAAGGTAAAGAATCTACCCCTTCCTGTTGCCATGTTGAACCATCCCACCAAGCATGCCAGAGCTGGGCACCGTACCAAAAGCCTTTTTCAAAGGCAATGTGGGGATTCCCAGCGCCATCAAGGGCAATAGAAGTTACCCCATAAACACTTTCGGTGGTCTCAACGAATGCTATCTGCCATTCTGAACCATCCCATTGGGCATATTTGAGTCGCCAGCCAATGGTACCATCCCTGTAACTAATATGGGGATTTCCTGTTCCATCTACAGCAATAGCACACTTCTTACCAACTGTTCCTGTAGTATCCACAAATCCAGTCTCCCACTGTGCCCATGCCTTAATTGGCAAAATCACCAGTAAAGCAAAGACACTAACTAATAATAACCTTTTCATGTCTTCCTCCTTTCTTTAAACCGCCTAGGGACAATTTCATATAACGTTCCCGGGCTTTGCGAAGTGCGAAGGCATTTTGGCGAACCGAGTGAGCCGCGATGCCCGTGTTAGGCGATGCGGCGACATTTTGTTTACCGAACTTGCGGCTCACTTTCGTCCCATTTATCCTATACTTTGGAAACTATTAATAAGCCACAAATCGTTCCACTTTGACTGTTTTGGCTTTAAGGAATTTATTATAGCCTACATATGCAGAACCTGTCTCACCTTTAAAAGGGAATGGTTCATTAGGCTTTACATTCTCTTCTTTCCCGTATTCACCACAATCGGCACCTACTTTGAATAATTTGTTACCGGCCGCATCATATACTCCAAAACTAATATCCCACGTGTAGTCCTTGAATGCCTTGGCACCCACCTTAGCAGGATGATAAATAGCCTTTCCTGTTATAACCAAATTATCTAATGCATCCTTCTCCATAGATGTTTTCTCCATCTTAACTTCCAGTACTTCAACTGTGGGTTTTGTGAGTGCCTTCTTCTCTACACCTTTTGCTCCTGGAAGCCCTACTTTTGGCACCCCTGCACAACCGACCAATAATGCGATTGTGACCAGTGCCATCATCATTGTTGCAATTTTTCCTTTCATTTTGTTCTCCTTCTTTCTTTTTGTAATTTGGGCTCTACAAAATTCATATCTTATAGGATATAAGCAGAACCCATATTTTTATTGGTTAACATCTTATTGTCCTGATTTAATCTTCCTTTGGGAACTTGTCAGGACTACCTATCAATGACATTAAAGTCCAATTCCCGATGTCATCCCCGTCCCCGCGGACGCGGGGATGATCGGGGAGGGGTTACCTATCTTAGAAGTTAACATCTCAACCTATTCAACCTACTTATTTTAATTTTACAATCTATTTTGGAAGTTACTATCTTTGCGAAAGTTTGATCCCCAATTTAATTGGGGATTCGCAAAGTTTATGAGAACAAAAAAGGACGCAACTTCCATTACGACCTAACCTGAGGTATCGCCAAACACCCGCCAAGCAAGACATAAGAAAGTGCGTCCCACAAGGGACGCAGCCTTCCTATTTACTCTGCTTGGCTTAAAAATTTGGCGAATTTCAGGTTAGAACAAATAAAAATTCTGCGAAATTTAAATTCTTTATATTAGCTAAGTCATAGTTTTAACAACCTCCAGCAAAATTACATTCATTCATATATTTCATAATATTTTTCCCAAAAAACTTAAATGCAAAATAATTATTCTTATTTACTTTTGTCAAATTTTTTTCCCAAACATTAAGTTGCTCATAACGCTCGGCAGCTGCTACGCCACGACAGGTTTCTCCTTGCTTATCCTGTACTTTATTATAGGAATTTCAGGAACTTAGTCCAATAATTCTTTTATTTATTTTTTACTGAAAATAAAACTTTTCCCTTTCTATTGATATGTTCAATCAGAGCGGGATTATGAATATAATGATAAATTGACAAATCAAAAATCCAGGGAAAAAGGAGATCATCCAGCAACAAATCAATTTTATTTAATTCCTGAAGATTTATTTTCTTACCTATTAATGTAAGATCAATATCAGAATTAGGTTTATAATTCCCTTTAGCTCTTGAACCATAAATAATCACTTTTTCAACACATTTACTTTTCTCAAATACAGAATTAATTTGGTTTATTATATTTTCCTTTAACCCAAAACGCATATTAAGCCTTATCAAAAATTGTTTGTTCTGAATTTCTTTGATGTTGCTTTATTTTATCCTTTAATTCAACAAAAAGAGAAAAATATTTATCAACAATTGAATTACATATCTCATTAGCAATTTCTTCATTGTAAGTATGTGAAGTTCTATTTCTACTTTTTAGCATATCTATCCAGGTTTCAGCATCTGTAATTATTCCAACTTTAAAAGCTTCTCTAAAAGTATCTCGTGA is a window of Candidatus Cloacimonadota bacterium DNA encoding:
- a CDS encoding nucleotidyltransferase domain-containing protein — encoded protein: MRFGLKENIINQINSVFEKSKCVEKVIIYGSRAKGNYKPNSDIDLTLIGKKINLQELNKIDLLLDDLLFPWIFDLSIYHYIHNPALIEHINRKGKVLFSVKNK
- a CDS encoding nucleotidyltransferase substrate binding protein — translated: MEFKDIRWEQRFSNYQKALFQLNKFIDKGKLSELEKQGLIKSFEYTYELAWNTIKDFLEYQGITDIIGSRDTFREAFKVGIITDAETWIDMLKSRNRTSHTYNEEIANEICNSIVDKYFSLFVELKDKIKQHQRNSEQTIFDKA